From one Bacillus sp. FJAT-42376 genomic stretch:
- a CDS encoding DUF4023 family protein: MEKSDQFVKDLHERQEKDEANRAHQGKGNPGKKSPSKTHKG; this comes from the coding sequence ATGGAAAAGTCCGATCAATTCGTAAAAGACCTGCACGAACGGCAGGAAAAGGATGAAGCAAACCGTGCACACCAGGGCAAAGGGAATCCGGGGAAAAAGTCACCGAGCAAAACACATAAGGGATAA
- a CDS encoding cation diffusion facilitator family transporter has translation MKKDDRFKQVQMAAAAGIGANLVLAVLKGVIGFLSGSKALIADAAMSVSDVAGSLVVLFGIRLAKKPPDEDHPYGHGKAETIAAVVVAVLLTLVGFEIGKSSFEAFFKPAKAPAPIAIAAVAAAIVIKEIMFQYNYRLGKRLKSAALIANAHDHRSDVFASLAAMIGILGAITGSWLHIDWLLYADPFAGVAVSILVLFTAWKVGSEAIHASLDHVMHEEDTAEMRAAILNIAGVERIDELFAREHGHYVIVDVKISVHGSITVLEGHRIAKNVSAALSEFDEVQRVFVHVNPFIMQRERN, from the coding sequence ATGAAAAAGGATGACCGGTTTAAACAGGTGCAAATGGCAGCAGCAGCAGGTATTGGTGCAAATTTGGTCTTGGCTGTTTTAAAAGGTGTAATCGGTTTTCTATCGGGCAGTAAAGCACTCATCGCCGATGCTGCCATGTCAGTTTCGGATGTAGCCGGATCACTTGTTGTTTTATTCGGAATCCGCCTTGCGAAAAAGCCCCCGGATGAAGACCATCCATACGGTCATGGAAAAGCAGAAACCATCGCCGCAGTCGTCGTTGCAGTTCTATTGACACTTGTCGGCTTTGAAATAGGCAAAAGCTCGTTTGAAGCATTTTTTAAGCCTGCCAAAGCACCTGCTCCCATTGCCATTGCCGCAGTAGCTGCTGCGATTGTTATAAAAGAAATAATGTTTCAATATAACTATAGACTGGGTAAAAGATTGAAGAGCGCAGCTCTAATTGCGAATGCCCATGATCATCGATCCGATGTATTTGCTTCACTTGCAGCCATGATCGGGATCTTGGGAGCCATAACCGGTTCCTGGCTGCACATTGACTGGCTCCTTTATGCAGATCCGTTTGCTGGTGTGGCCGTTTCCATCCTCGTCCTGTTTACCGCATGGAAAGTAGGAAGCGAGGCGATCCATGCTTCCCTTGATCATGTGATGCATGAAGAGGACACGGCAGAAATGAGGGCCGCCATTTTAAATATTGCGGGTGTGGAGCGGATTGATGAACTGTTTGCAAGAGAGCACGGACATTATGTCATTGTAGACGTAAAAATTTCAGTGCATGGGTCTATCACGGTCCTGGAGGGGCATCGGATCGCAAAGAATGTGAGTGCTGCACTTAGTGAATTTGATGAGGTACAGCGGGTATTCGTTCACGTCAATCCATTCATCATGCAGAGAGAGAGGAATTAA
- a CDS encoding lipopolysaccharide assembly LapA domain-containing protein, whose translation MKKQWSLLLVIFFALIVAVFAVLNVEPVEVDYLFGQSQWPLILIVLGSVLIGALMAGFSGMSRIRSLRKENKMLKKELEEERQKPVHSHEELQAKEPVHDDTLPSRTERNHMTE comes from the coding sequence TTGAAAAAACAATGGAGTTTATTGCTGGTTATCTTTTTTGCACTTATCGTAGCGGTTTTCGCTGTGTTGAATGTGGAACCAGTAGAAGTTGATTACTTATTCGGCCAATCTCAATGGCCGTTAATATTGATTGTATTAGGTTCAGTTCTCATAGGTGCCTTAATGGCAGGATTCTCCGGAATGAGCAGAATCCGCTCTTTGCGGAAAGAAAACAAAATGCTGAAAAAGGAACTGGAAGAAGAGAGACAAAAACCGGTACATTCCCATGAGGAGCTTCAGGCGAAAGAGCCGGTCCATGACGATACACTTCCAAGCCGGACAGAACGGAATCATATGACAGAATAG